From a region of the Malania oleifera isolate guangnan ecotype guangnan chromosome 12, ASM2987363v1, whole genome shotgun sequence genome:
- the LOC131143701 gene encoding UBP1-associated protein 2C-like: MDLSKKRKTDENGAAIATATNGGDTSPQPATTLLSAEDARKILDPLTQDQLLDILQAAVTRHSDVLDAVRSVADRDPSQRKLFIRGLGWDTTTEKLRHLFSSYGELEEAVVIVDKATGKSKGYGFITFKHIDGALLALKEPSKKIDGRMTVTQLAALGASGPAANITNASVADVSMRKIYVGSVPYDVSSDRLLGHFLSYGEIEEGPLGFDKQTGKSRGFAFFVYKTEEGARASLVDPIKNIDGHQVVCKLAIDGKKGKPGMANSGVGDGSGDRTGMPPPSSMAGPLNPQYGAPPYGGFSGAHQGPPMLNSPLPSSIGAPGLSAMGGSGGYGAGVGGTYGGSQYGGPASGEFGGLNNAGSSLYRLPPSSVGMSSGGYPESGNFGLSSAYPAPPNQPSSVPRVPTGGMYQGMPPYY; encoded by the coding sequence ATGGATCTCTCCAAGAAGCGCAAAACCGACGAGAACGGCGCGGCTATAGCAACCGCAACCAATGGCGGCGACACATCTCCGCAGCCAGCGACAACTCTCCTCAGCGCTGAAGATGCCCGCAAGATCCTCGATCCCCTCACTCAAGACCAGCTCCTTGACATCCTCCAAGCCGCCGTAACCCGCCACTCTGATGTCCTTGACGCGGTCAGATCCGTCGCCGATCGCGATCCTTCCCAGCGCAAGCTCTTCATCCGCGGACTCGGCTGGGACACCACCACCGAGAAGCTCCGCCACCTCTTCTCCTCCTACGGCGAGCTTGAAGAAGCCGTCGTCATCGTTGATAAGGCAACCGGAAAATCTAAAGGCTATGGCTTTATTACTTTTAAGCACATCGACGGTGCGCTCTTAGCTCTGAAGGAACCTAGCAAGAAGATCGATGGTCGGATGACTGTTACTCAGCTAGCAGCCTTAGGGGCATCGGGGCCGGCGGCGAATATCACGAACGCGTCCGTAGCTGATGTTTCAATGCGCAAGATTTATGTGGGAAGTGTGCCCTATGATGTGTCATCGGATAGACTTCTTGGGCACTTCTTGTCATacggagagattgaagaagggcCGTTAGGGTTTGATAAGCAGACGGGCAAGTCCAGGGGTTTTGCGTTTTTCGTCTACAAGACTGAGGAAGGAGCGAGGGCTTCGCTTGTTGATCCGATTAAGAACATTGATGGACATCAGGTAGTCTGTAAACTAGCTATAgatgggaagaagggcaagcccGGTATGGCCAATTCTGGGGTTGGCGATGGTTCCGGAGACAGGACGGGCATGCCTCCTCCATCATCAATGGCAGGTCCTTTGAATCCACAATATGGTGCTCCGCCATATGGAGGATTTTCAGGTGCTCACCAGGGTCCGCCAATGCTGAATTCTCCATTGCCATCGTCAATTGGTGCTCCAGGGTTGTCGGCTATGGGCGGTAGTGGTGGTTATGGTGCTGGTGTGGGAGGCACTTATGGTGGTTCCCAGTATGGTGGGCCTGCTTCAGGCGAGTTTGGTGGTTTGAACAATGCAGGGTCTTCACTGTATAGGTTACCTCCAAGTTCTGTTGGGATGTCCTCTGGAGGATATCCTGAGAGTGGTAACTTTGGTTTATCGTCAGCTTATCCTGCTCCGCCCAATCAGCCATCATCAGTGCCGAGGGTTCCTACCGGAGGGATGTACCAGGGCATGCCACCATACTATTGA